The proteins below come from a single Alosa sapidissima isolate fAloSap1 chromosome 23, fAloSap1.pri, whole genome shotgun sequence genomic window:
- the ccdc80l1 gene encoding coiled-coil domain-containing protein 80, with amino-acid sequence MKCPILYCCLVMLAIAKSISEVLPQADTQLRGMHRQAYRKSSQSQHSDTVIKRHIENIAKSAGGVAGPTTSGNSGPFIKPQGNMSLDPLSTAQAGRVQKNRRPPHPRKVAPTNSASIDHSGPQPGHLTSPARQHLNISASISVLARFAGRNRLLLISAPRKSDSYYQLLRSQMKAHAYCEMAERHMHQIVVFHQEGEAGGVVRHITKQGAVIEEPLDATLVPQLMDFLKLEKGKFEMVLLKKTLQVEERYPYPVRLEAVYRAVDQAPARWLEKVRQEGFVQTCKESGVAGQVVKSPRSVPKSPKIQLDSNRDDKGALIKSTAISTIGQKTTITSSTTITTPSAPHAVTSTTATALNNDPSNAHRLPSASGMPTVDPFDHLSTKNVQSDSYQPNTITYTPTYNTHKTEFSLDRVHNQSDNNTEHTVSEVTKPSMKLNVSHEKKRQGEGTEKVTAIDIQDEIIRQKGQFKTGKIEKKQKSEKTEKTQKKSKAPKKPKAAKSGESAKYPEKKPLGEDIDGTLKLSDKISAKKKSLDRFVSYFEKRRRLIVVTAPTEHNRMYKQQRDEYLEHVCEMALRKVSIITIFGPLTNGTMKIDHYHMEQDKPMRGLQDDDLVNHELIMAFRRELGMTHDDFYMVLTDFEIKVKQQYEVPIAMKAVFDYMDTFTSRINEMEQQKKQGVMCKKEDKSRTLENFLSRFRWRRRLFVMSSSSDDEWAYQQQLYTLTSQACNLGLRHMAVLRLVGKEREDASGVLELYPINGSASVEREHLSASLVMDIRNYFQISPESFSMLLVGKDGNVKSWYPSPMWSMSTIYDLVDSMQLRRQEMAIQLSLGMRCPDDEYTHHEGHRDGYHRGYGY; translated from the exons ATGAAATGCCCAATCCTTTACTGTTGTTTGGTGATGCTGGCAATAGCTAAAAGCATTTCAGAAGTTTTGCCACAAGCGGACACGCAGCTCAGAGGAATGCACAGGCAGGCATATAGAAAGAGTAGTCAAAGTCAGCACTCCGACACTGTGATCAAAAGGCACATTGAAAACATTGCGAAATCTGCTGGCGGTGTTGCAGGACCCACCACCTCAGGGAACAGTGGACCGTTCATAAAGCCTCAGGGGAACATGAGCCTGGACCCATTAAGCACTGCACAGGCCGGTAGGGTGCAGAAAAATAGGAGGCCACCCCACCCCAGAAAAGTGGCCCCTACCAACAGTGCCTCTATAGACCACAGTGGACCTCAGCCTGGCCATTTAACCTCACCAGCTCGtcaacatctcaacataagTGCCTCCATCAGCGTTTTGGCCAGGTTTGCAGGAAGGAATCGTCTGCTCCTTATCTCCGCACCACGTAAGTCAGATAGCTACTACCAGCTGCTGAGGAGTCAGATGAAAGCGCATGCGTACTGTGAGATGGCGGAGCGGCACATGCATCAGATCGTCGTGTTCCACCAGGAGGGCGAGGCTGGAGGTGTGGTGCGACACATCACCAAGCAGGGCGCCGTTATAGAGGAGCCTTTAGATGCCACTCTTGTGCCACAGTTGATGGACTTTCTGAAACTGGAGAAGGGTAAATTTGAGATGGTTCTGCTGAAGAAGACCCTGCAGGTGGAGGAGCGGTACCCATACCCTGTGAGGCTGGAGGCCGTGTACAGGGCCGTCGATCAGGCGCCCGCACGGTGGCTGGAGAAAGTGAGGCAGGAAGGTTTCGTTCAAACGTGTAAGGAGTCTGGGGTGGCGGGCCAGGTAGTAAAATCTCCACGGTCAGTGCCAAAAAGTCCTAAGATACAGCTGGACTCAAACAGAGATGACAAGGGAGCTTTGATCAAATCTACAGCCATCAGCACCATAGGACAAAAAACAACTATCACCAGTTCCACGACTATAACAACTCCCTCAGCCCCGCACGCCGTCACTTCAACGACTGCTACTGCTCTGAACAACGACCCCAGCAATGCACACCGTCTCCCAAGTGCGTCAGGTATGCCCACTGTTGATCCATTTGACCACCTCTCTACCAAAAATGTTCAGAGTGACAGCTATCAGCCAAACACTATCACTTACACCCCCACTTACAATACTCACAAAACTGAGTTTTCCCTCGATCGAGTTCACAACCAATCGGATAACAATACAGAGCACACTGTGAGTGAAGTTACGAAGCCCAGTATGAAGCTGAATGTGTCACATGAGAAGAAGCGACAAGGAGAGGGCACTGAGAAGGTCACAGCCATAGATATCCAAGACGAGATTATCAGACAAAAAGGTCAATTCAAAACTGGGAAAATTGAAAAGAAACAAAAGTctgaaaagacagagaaaacacagaaaaagagcAAAGCACCCAAGAAACCAAAAGCTGCAAAGTCAGGTGAGAGTGCTAAATATCCTGAGAAAAAGCCATTGGGCGAAGACATTGATGGCACCTTGAAATTATCAGACAAAATATCTGCTAAGAAGAAGTCTCTGGACAGATTTGTCAGTTATTttgaaaagaggagaagatTAATT GTAGTAACTGCGCCCACGGAGCACAACCGAATGTATAAGCAGCAGAGGGACGAGTATCTTGAGCACGTGTGTGAGATGGCCCTCAGGAAAGTCTCCATCATTACAATCTTTGGCCCTCTCACCAATGGCACCATGAAGATTGACCACTATCATATGG agcAAGATAAACCAATGAGGGGGTTGCAGGATGATGACCTTGTTAATCATGAGCTCATCATGGCCTTTCGTAGAGAGCTAGGAATGACACATGATGACTTCTACATGGTGCTTACTGACTTTGAGATCAAAGTCAAG CAACAATATGAAGTGCCCATTGCCATGAAGGCTGTGTTTGACTACATGGATACTTTCACATCACGCATTAATGAGATGGAACAACAGAAAAAACAGGGCGTGATGTGCAAGAAAGAGGACAAATCAAGAACTTTGGAGAACTTCCTTTCACG GTTCCGCTGGAGGCGCAGGCTGTTTGTGATGTCCTCCTCCAGTGATGATGAGTGGGCCTACCAACAGCAGCTGTACACCCTAACCAGCCAGGCCTGCAACCTAG GTTTACGTCACATGGCTGTGCTAAGACTagtggggaaagagagagaggacgcaAGTGGAGTTCTAGAATTATACCCCATCAATG GAAGTGCTTCAGTGGAGAGGGAGCACCTCTCTGCCTCACTGGTGATGGACATCAGAAACTACTTCCAGATCAGCCCAGAGTCCTTCTCCATGCTCCTGGTGGGGAAAGATGGGAATGTGAAGTCGTGGTATCCCTCTCCAATGTGGTCCATGTCCACCATCTACGACCTGGTGGATTCCATGCAGCTGCGCAGACAGGAAATGGCCATCCAGCTCTCCCTTGGCATGCGTTGCCCCGACGACGAGTATACCCATCATGAAGGTCACCGTGATGGCTACCATCGGGGTTATGGTTATTAA